The proteins below come from a single Cannabis sativa cultivar Pink pepper isolate KNU-18-1 chromosome 3, ASM2916894v1, whole genome shotgun sequence genomic window:
- the LOC133035509 gene encoding uncharacterized protein LOC133035509 — protein sequence MAIFSSNVHIDPTGLRVELTGSCFRPFVSCVLGCRILDHATAIWPFKPRAGARVRWWGRASSTPSKAGTTISLPCKRRLGGGERIRDTREQQARPAPILAPQVVPPNVGDRMEPIYERFRKQNPPVFEGGPDPLKAEQWMTMIASIFDFMRVENNDRVRCAIYMLRDDARIWWEIVSQGHNLNTMTWDAFRALFYEKYYNESIRAAQAEEFARLVQGSMTVTEYATKFDRLAKFASDEVASDAARKAKFIRGLEEYIARDVIMAAKQSGIVKTYPQIVDLALTAEGAESMIRKKSTQRKDVWKTSSSTGVSKRFSPNDRKRKPDGPLVVGSNRKFQGNQGFRRGRNEVWQPYPECPKCKRHHLGECRSRVCYQCGVAGHFKNNCPQLQKPEAKKESPVVPARVFALTQADAEAGPSTVTGKGKAKLEQP from the exons ATGGcgatcttctccagcaatgtacatattgaccccaCCGGCTTGCGTGTTGAGTTGACGGGGAGTTGTTTTAGGCCATTTGTGTCTTGT GTTTTGGGTTGCAGGATATTGGATCATGCAACGGCGATCTGGCCGTTTAAACCGCGAGCTGGAGCTCGGGTTAGGTGGTGGGGAAGAGCATCCTCCACCCCCTCAAAAGCGGGAACAACTATTTCTTTGCCATGCAAGAGACGATTAGGCGGCGGGGAGCGGATTCGAGACACGAGAGAGCAACAGGCTCGTCCTGCACCTATACTGGCACCTCAGGTAGTGCCACCGAATGTGGGGGATCGTATGGAACCAATTTATGAGCGGTTCAGGAAACAAAACCCACCTGTGTTTGAGGGTGGCCCAGACCCACTGAAAGCAGAACAGTGGATGACTATGATTGCTTCTATCTTTGATTTCATGCGGGTAGAAAATAATGATCGGGTACGATGTGCTATTTATATgttacgagatgatgcccggaTATGGTGGGAGATTGTTTCCCAAGGTCATAATCTGAATACTATGACTTGGGATGCATTCAGGGCACTGTTTTATGAGAAATATTATAATGAATCCATTCGTGCCGCTCAAGCTGAAGAGTTCGCACGATTAGTTCAAGGTAGCATGACTGTGACTGAATATGCTACCAAGTTTGACAGGCTAGCCAAGTTTGCTTCTGATGAAGTGGCCAGTGATGCTGCAAGAAAAGCTAAGTTTATCAGAGGTCTTGAAGAGTATATTGCTAGAGATGTGATTATGGCAGCCAAACAATCAGGGATCGTGAAGACTTATCCTCAGATTGTGGACTTAGCTCTCACTGCTGAGGGGGCTGAAAGCATGATTCGTAAAAAGAGTACTCAGAGGAAGGACGTGTGGAAAACCTCATCTAGTACTGGAGTGAGTAAACGCTTTAGCCCCAATGACCGAAAAAGGAAACCAGATGGACCACTGGTTGTTGGTTCAAACAGAAAGTTTCAAGGTAACCAGGGCTTTCGTCGAGGCAGAAATGAGGTTTGGCAGCCTTACCCTGAATGCCCAAAATGCAAGAGACATCACTTGGGTGAATGCCGGTCTAGAGTTTGCTACCAATGTGGAGTAGCAGGTCATTTCAAGAACAACTGTCCACAGCTACAAAAGCCCGAGGCTAAGAAAGAAAGTCCTGTGGTTCCTGCTAGGGTGTTTGCTTTGACCCAAGCAGATGCTGAAGCTGGCCCTTCGACTGTTACAG gtaagggcaaggcaaaGTTAGAACAACCATGA